A part of Babylonia areolata isolate BAREFJ2019XMU chromosome 6, ASM4173473v1, whole genome shotgun sequence genomic DNA contains:
- the LOC143283520 gene encoding uncharacterized protein LOC143283520 — protein sequence MNESKCLVVNLSNFQFHDESKDVMSTQVSNFFANLIRVVVIPTLFFIGFPSNIVNMVVFFRHGLKQRINLCLFCLSALDLFYVIVVFLVYAEKLGDKTEFATTSYRTVSRITENVINNRMFGLYSSFGFSSQFVSAVIAGERCLCVVFPLRFSHMLKMKTFSIILLLGVLLIFACRFVVAMKYHVVCVADIMTGQTYLYIISSEFYRANQQLVNVLDGLVFSLGINTILLIFVTITTVITAVHLESSTKFQKNSSSSSATTPLSAHNVAVTRMLIYLSLQYIVFNTPSIILRISLVFLPALSTTGDWANLFFFFLVITEICGIFSSSLNFLIYYFFGSKYRATVLAMFCSFRKHGK from the coding sequence ATGAACGAATCAAAGTGTCTGGTGGTGAACCTCTCCAATTTCCAGTTTCACGACGAAAGCAAAGACGTGATGAGCACCCAAGTGAGCAACTTCTTCGCTAACTTGATCCGTGTTGTCGTTATCCCTACTCTCTTCTTCATCGGCTTTCCCAGCAACATTGTCAACATGGTGGTGTTCTTCAGGCACGGCCTGAAGCAACGGATCaacctgtgtctcttctgtctgtctgcactggacTTGTTCTACGTCATTGTCGTATTCTTGGTATACGCGGAGAAACTCGGAGACAAAACAGAGTTCGCCACCACTTCTTACAGGACTGTCAGTCGAATAACGGAGAACGTCATCAACAATCGAATGTTTGGTCTGTACAGTAGTTTTGGGTTCTCTTCACAGTTCGTGTCCGCCGTTATTGCTGgggagaggtgtctgtgtgtggtctttCCTTTGCGATTCAGTCACATGCTGAAAATGAAAACTTTCAGCATCATTCTGCTGCTTGGTGTACTTCTTATCTTCGCGTGCCGGTTTGTAGTGGCGATGAAATACCACGTGGTATGTGTGGCGGATATCATGACTGGACAGACCTATCTCTACATAATCAGCAGTGAGTTCTACAGGGCCAACCAACAGCTGGTCAACGTCCTGGACGGGCTGGTGTTCAGTCTGGGTATCAACACCATCCTGCTCATCTTCGTCACCATCACAACAGTCATCACCGCCGTCCACCTTGAAAGCAGTACAAAGTTCCAgaaaaactcctcctcctcctctgccaccACCCCCCTGTCAGCCCACAACGTGGCTGTGACCAGGATGCTCATCTACCTGTCCCTGCAGTACATCGTTTTCAACACCCCCAGCATTATCCTCCGAATATCTCTCGTCTTCCTACCTGCTCTCAGCACCACTGGGGACTGGGCcaacctgttcttcttcttcctggtcaTCACGGAGATTTGTGGCATTTTCAGTTCCTCGCTCAACTTTCTCATCTATTACTTCTTTGGCTCCAAGTACCGCGCGACTGTGCTGGCAATGTTCTGCAGCTTCAGGAAGCATGGAAAATGA